The proteins below are encoded in one region of Phycisphaerales bacterium:
- a CDS encoding ATP-dependent DNA ligase: MKRFARLYQELDQTTKTSEKVAALRRYFEEAPPEDAAWGLMCLAGKRLKRTISIRVLADSLSQVTGFPGWMLGECYDATGDWSEMSTLLLPAPGREPDLPLHRVFRDFIIPMGGSDGPGAAILLRHAWELLPRAQLFLFHKLISGTFRVGVARGLVVRALAEAAGIEPDTIAHRLTGAIEPTPEAYRALLSPRSERDDIGHPYPFCLAHQLDSAPDTLGDARDWLAEWKWDGVRAQLIRRQGRTFLWSRGEGVISDQFPEIIRIGDALPDGTVLDGEVLAWSTSDEQPRPFKSIQTRLGRKDLQPSLFDTTIIVYMAFDQLEADATDLRSHPFEERRARLEQTVRSLRDTGNLPVRTSELIPHESWDDLATARAKAAESRVSEGLMLKHRTSVYHVGRVKGNASAGDAGWWKWKVDPYSVDAVLLYAQPGSGRRAGLFTDYTFAVWDRGQLVPFAKAYSGLTDEEIRRVDAFVRRHTIDRRGPVRFLEPKLVMEIAFQEIHPSTRHRSGVAVRFPRIARIRDDKKPQDADTLDNLRKLISLDEAADAVRPKRAPARGSARPPGPQRPPQA; this comes from the coding sequence GTGAAACGCTTCGCCCGCCTCTACCAGGAGCTTGATCAAACGACGAAAACGTCAGAGAAGGTCGCCGCCCTCCGCCGCTACTTCGAAGAAGCCCCGCCCGAGGACGCGGCCTGGGGCCTCATGTGCCTCGCCGGCAAACGCCTCAAGCGCACCATCAGCATCCGCGTCCTCGCCGACTCACTCAGCCAAGTCACGGGCTTCCCGGGGTGGATGCTCGGCGAGTGCTATGACGCCACGGGTGACTGGTCGGAGATGTCCACGCTGCTCCTCCCCGCGCCGGGGCGCGAACCCGACCTCCCCCTGCACCGCGTCTTCCGCGACTTCATCATCCCCATGGGCGGCAGCGACGGCCCAGGCGCGGCCATCCTCCTCAGGCACGCCTGGGAACTCCTCCCCCGCGCCCAGCTCTTCCTCTTCCACAAGCTCATCAGCGGCACCTTCCGCGTCGGGGTCGCCCGCGGCCTCGTTGTCCGCGCCCTCGCCGAGGCCGCCGGCATCGAGCCCGACACCATCGCCCACCGCCTCACCGGCGCCATCGAGCCCACGCCAGAGGCATACCGCGCGCTGCTGTCCCCCCGCAGCGAGCGCGACGATATCGGCCACCCCTACCCCTTCTGCCTCGCCCACCAGCTCGACAGCGCGCCCGACACACTCGGCGATGCCCGCGACTGGCTCGCCGAATGGAAGTGGGACGGCGTCCGCGCCCAGCTCATCCGCCGCCAGGGCCGCACATTCCTCTGGTCCCGCGGCGAAGGCGTTATCAGCGACCAGTTCCCTGAGATCATCCGCATCGGAGACGCACTCCCCGATGGCACCGTGCTCGACGGTGAGGTCCTCGCGTGGAGCACGAGCGACGAGCAGCCCCGCCCCTTCAAGAGCATCCAGACCCGCCTTGGCCGCAAGGACCTCCAGCCCTCCCTCTTCGACACCACCATCATCGTCTACATGGCATTCGACCAGCTCGAGGCCGACGCCACCGACCTGCGATCCCATCCGTTCGAAGAACGCCGCGCACGCCTCGAGCAGACCGTCCGCTCGCTGCGTGACACCGGCAACCTGCCGGTCCGAACGTCCGAGCTGATCCCGCACGAGTCATGGGACGACCTCGCCACCGCCCGCGCCAAGGCCGCGGAATCCCGCGTCTCCGAAGGCCTCATGCTCAAGCACCGCACCTCGGTCTACCACGTCGGCCGCGTCAAGGGCAATGCGAGCGCCGGCGACGCCGGCTGGTGGAAGTGGAAGGTCGATCCTTACTCCGTTGACGCCGTGCTCCTCTACGCCCAGCCCGGCTCCGGCCGGCGCGCCGGCCTCTTCACCGACTACACCTTCGCAGTGTGGGACCGGGGCCAGCTCGTCCCCTTCGCCAAGGCCTACTCCGGCCTCACCGACGAAGAAATCCGGCGCGTCGACGCCTTCGTCCGCCGCCACACCATCGACCGCCGCGGCCCCGTCCGCTTCCTCGAGCCCAAGCTCGTCATGGAGATCGCCTTCCAGGAAATCCACCCCTCCACCCGCCACCGCTCCGGCGTCGCCGTCCGCTTCCCGCGCATCGCCCGGATCCGAGACGACAAGAAGCCGCAGGACGCTGACACCCTCGACAACCTCCGCAAGCTCATTTCACTAGACGAAGCCGCCGACGCCGTCAGGCCGAAGCGCGCCCCGGCCCGCGGTTCTGCTCGTCCCCCCGGTCCACAGCGCCCGCCTCAGGCATGA
- a CDS encoding PA2169 family four-helix-bundle protein: MEQANQGQSQDRDTRQEGGRFGREKDTEIPSGNQPARTQHSEQKPPVSSTLELDFWRENYQHRPYVEPGATYDEYAPAYRYGWEAYTTHAGMGRKFEELEPDLESRWDTYRGLSKLSWEQARHAAKDAWTRIERGGATREADTKWVPMLHDLLQICMDGVKGFDLAADKVPPQHAGMFRQFSDERERCANELRNEIKRRGGDADDAAKKGDLTGAMHRGWINLKAALTSGEKAVIDECERGEDAAVEAYQNALNENALPPDVEVILSRHYRLVKNAHDQVAAIKHAMEAGKGE, encoded by the coding sequence ATGGAGCAGGCAAACCAGGGCCAGAGCCAGGACCGCGACACGCGCCAGGAAGGCGGCCGGTTCGGGCGCGAGAAGGACACCGAGATCCCCTCCGGCAACCAGCCGGCTCGGACGCAGCACTCCGAGCAGAAGCCCCCCGTCAGTTCCACCCTCGAGCTCGACTTCTGGCGCGAGAACTACCAGCACCGCCCCTACGTCGAGCCCGGCGCCACCTACGACGAGTACGCCCCCGCCTACCGCTACGGCTGGGAGGCCTACACCACCCACGCCGGAATGGGCCGCAAGTTCGAAGAGCTCGAGCCCGACCTCGAGTCCCGCTGGGACACCTACCGCGGCCTCTCCAAACTCTCCTGGGAGCAGGCCCGCCACGCCGCCAAGGACGCATGGACCCGCATCGAGCGCGGCGGCGCGACCCGCGAGGCCGACACCAAGTGGGTCCCCATGCTCCACGACCTGCTCCAAATCTGCATGGACGGCGTCAAGGGCTTCGACCTCGCCGCAGACAAGGTCCCTCCGCAGCACGCCGGCATGTTCCGCCAGTTCAGCGATGAACGCGAGCGCTGCGCCAACGAACTCCGCAACGAGATCAAGCGCCGCGGCGGCGACGCCGACGACGCCGCCAAGAAGGGCGACCTCACCGGCGCCATGCACCGAGGCTGGATCAACCTCAAGGCCGCACTCACCAGCGGCGAGAAGGCCGTGATCGACGAGTGCGAGCGCGGCGAGGACGCGGCCGTCGAGGCCTACCAGAACGCCCTCAATGAGAACGCGCTGCCCCCCGACGTCGAGGTCATCCTCTCCCGCCATTACCGACTTGTGAAGAACGCCCACGACCAGGTCGCGGCCATCAAGCACGCGATGGAGGCCGGCAAGGGCGAATGA
- a CDS encoding M3 family metallopeptidase: protein MRSCGHAAAVLAVLAGLALPAFAQKATERPPAPSGVKTANRTPVTHPDMNVDPAFKRADDAVKAIVSVPDARRTFENTIGAIDDLLARLEDETSMVQFMGYVHPDAAIRDQAQAAEERYGNWLIDLGKREDLYKAVQAYAQSSPKLEGEQKRLLDFIQRDFRRNGMGLSADKRARLTEVQKEINRLNIEFSKNIAEDQSTVHLTRDELRGMPEEFLAGLKRSGDIFLVGLSNPEYMPIQESCEIESTREKMWLAHKRRAGQKNVAILEKSLKLKAEQAQLLGYAHESDYQAEVRMAKDAKTIAAFYEKLRPLVRKKAEKDHAELTAAKRQHTSDDNATLQPWDYFFYNNYLLRTKYAVDSQKVKEYFPLDRTIDGLFSITQSLFGLEYKDVTAARAGTSERPLWHPEVRLFEVYDKASGTMIGEFYLDLHPRENKYNHAAQWGLSQHKVWSDGRVTRPLAALVCNFTKPTAEKPSLLDHKGEVDTFFHEFGHCLHTIVSEARFNRFAGTNVELDFVEAPSQMFEEWVWDAKVLSTFARHYKTGEAIPADLVDAMVRARRVGSGMDAETQFFYGLTDQAYETTSDGVVDTTKVAHALYPQATMFGKMPEHTYYQAAFGHLMNYSAGYYGYMWSLVYASDMAVRFKELGMLSPEAGMYYRRKIISQGGTRDAMDLVKDYLGREPRLDSFLEHLGLEEGK, encoded by the coding sequence ATGCGTTCATGTGGTCACGCGGCGGCGGTTTTGGCGGTGCTCGCAGGTCTCGCGCTCCCGGCATTCGCCCAGAAGGCGACGGAACGTCCGCCCGCCCCTTCCGGTGTGAAAACCGCCAACCGCACGCCCGTCACCCACCCCGACATGAACGTCGACCCCGCCTTCAAGCGCGCTGATGACGCCGTGAAGGCCATCGTGAGCGTCCCCGACGCCAGGCGCACCTTCGAGAACACCATCGGCGCGATCGACGACCTGCTCGCCCGGCTCGAGGACGAGACCAGCATGGTCCAGTTCATGGGCTACGTCCACCCCGACGCCGCGATCCGCGACCAGGCCCAGGCGGCGGAGGAGCGGTACGGCAACTGGCTCATCGACCTGGGCAAGCGTGAGGACCTGTACAAGGCGGTGCAGGCGTACGCCCAAAGCAGCCCCAAGCTCGAGGGCGAGCAGAAGCGCCTCCTCGACTTCATCCAGCGCGACTTCCGCCGCAACGGCATGGGACTGTCCGCGGACAAGCGGGCACGCCTCACCGAAGTCCAGAAGGAAATCAACAGGCTGAACATCGAGTTCAGCAAGAACATCGCCGAGGACCAGAGCACCGTCCACCTCACGCGGGACGAGCTCCGCGGCATGCCCGAGGAGTTCCTGGCGGGCCTGAAGCGGTCGGGCGACATCTTCCTTGTCGGCCTCTCCAACCCGGAGTACATGCCGATCCAGGAGTCGTGCGAGATCGAGAGCACGCGCGAGAAGATGTGGCTGGCGCACAAGCGGCGGGCGGGGCAGAAGAACGTCGCGATCCTGGAGAAGAGCCTGAAGCTCAAGGCTGAGCAGGCGCAGCTGCTGGGGTATGCGCACGAGAGCGACTATCAGGCCGAGGTGCGGATGGCCAAGGACGCCAAGACGATCGCGGCTTTCTACGAGAAGCTCCGCCCCCTCGTCCGCAAGAAGGCCGAGAAGGACCACGCCGAGCTCACCGCCGCCAAGCGTCAGCACACCAGCGACGACAACGCGACCCTCCAGCCCTGGGACTACTTCTTCTACAACAACTACCTGCTGCGCACCAAGTACGCCGTGGACAGCCAGAAGGTGAAGGAGTACTTCCCGCTGGACCGCACCATCGACGGCCTGTTCAGCATCACGCAGTCGCTCTTCGGCCTCGAGTACAAGGACGTCACCGCGGCCCGGGCTGGCACCAGCGAGCGACCCCTCTGGCACCCCGAGGTCCGCCTCTTCGAGGTCTACGACAAGGCCAGCGGCACGATGATCGGCGAGTTCTACCTCGACCTCCACCCGCGCGAGAACAAGTACAACCACGCGGCCCAGTGGGGGCTGTCGCAGCACAAGGTCTGGTCCGACGGGCGCGTGACCCGCCCTCTCGCCGCCCTGGTCTGCAACTTCACCAAGCCCACCGCCGAAAAGCCCAGCCTCCTCGACCACAAGGGCGAGGTCGACACCTTCTTCCACGAGTTCGGCCACTGCCTGCACACGATCGTGAGCGAGGCGAGGTTCAACCGCTTCGCCGGCACCAACGTCGAGCTCGACTTCGTCGAGGCCCCCAGCCAGATGTTCGAGGAGTGGGTGTGGGACGCCAAGGTGCTCTCCACCTTCGCGCGGCATTACAAGACCGGCGAGGCGATCCCCGCCGACCTCGTTGACGCCATGGTCCGCGCCCGGCGGGTCGGCAGCGGCATGGATGCCGAAACCCAGTTTTTCTACGGCCTCACCGACCAGGCCTACGAAACCACAAGCGACGGCGTCGTCGATACCACCAAGGTCGCCCACGCCCTCTACCCGCAGGCGACCATGTTCGGGAAGATGCCCGAGCACACCTACTACCAGGCCGCGTTCGGGCACCTCATGAACTACTCCGCGGGCTACTACGGGTACATGTGGTCGCTGGTGTACGCGAGCGACATGGCGGTGCGGTTCAAGGAGCTGGGGATGCTCAGCCCGGAGGCGGGGATGTACTACCGCAGAAAGATCATCAGCCAGGGGGGTACGCGGGACGCGATGGACCTGGTGAAGGACTACCTCGGGCGCGAGCCGCGGCTGGACTCGTTCCTGGAGCACCTGGGGCTTGAAGAAGGTAAGTGA
- a CDS encoding AI-2E family transporter — translation MSFYRGARTLEQPANGKPILILPAAPITTPTLTTVATIVGVVILLYAAKELLIPLALAAFIAMLLQPLVERLKKLRFSHGASVLIVSTLALIPVVAIGWLVFRQFMNVITTLPQHTDNMRAKLAEVQGPAGGVFERFGEMLKRLQQGNAPDEPSGDPLPVTVVEPPEGALTTLQEYAGPILEPIAMIGITLVFAVFILFQWDDLRDRFIRLVSRGRLTTTTAALDELSARIGKFLRMQFIINTMNGACIGLGLYLLDVPNALLWGFLAAVLRYIPYVGAITAALLPIALTIATAPGWTQPLHVVLFLVVYEIISNNFIEPFMYGASTGISAMALLLAAIFWGWLWGIPGMLLATPLTTCLVVAGRHVPQLSFLAVMLGDQPVLEPAAKYYQRLIAMDGEEASEVALQYIEGHSLTELYDDVLLPALKSADTELEDEKLDRAHYDFILKVTAEVVEDAALKYSQLELAREAEAPTLPAPDPQKPPTPRLPRLSSPIERLRVLSIPARDEADAIAGCMLEKLAHSVGVSVRALDIDDLGTDLSAIVAEHQPDYILVSSVPPHASTHARARAKIARRRAADYRYIGAVWGVTAESTLRSRLEASGFEAIVGSMAEAVQYLSEAAPKVMPEAGAVDRGDEQNRGPGRASA, via the coding sequence ATGAGCTTCTACCGGGGTGCACGCACCCTCGAGCAGCCGGCCAATGGGAAACCCATCCTCATCCTTCCCGCGGCGCCGATTACCACCCCCACCCTCACGACCGTCGCCACCATCGTCGGCGTCGTCATCCTCCTCTACGCGGCCAAGGAGCTCCTGATCCCTCTCGCCCTCGCCGCGTTCATCGCCATGCTCCTCCAGCCGCTTGTCGAGCGGCTCAAGAAGCTCCGCTTCTCCCACGGAGCCTCTGTCCTCATCGTCTCGACCCTCGCCCTCATCCCGGTTGTTGCCATCGGCTGGCTCGTGTTCCGTCAGTTCATGAACGTCATCACCACCCTGCCACAGCACACCGACAACATGCGCGCCAAGCTCGCCGAGGTGCAGGGCCCCGCCGGCGGCGTGTTCGAGCGATTCGGGGAGATGCTCAAGCGCCTCCAGCAGGGCAACGCGCCCGACGAGCCCTCGGGCGACCCGCTGCCGGTCACCGTGGTCGAGCCCCCCGAAGGCGCCCTCACCACCCTCCAGGAATACGCCGGGCCCATCCTCGAGCCCATCGCGATGATCGGCATCACGCTCGTCTTCGCCGTGTTCATCCTGTTCCAGTGGGACGACCTCCGCGACCGCTTCATCCGCCTTGTCTCGCGGGGGCGGCTCACAACCACCACCGCCGCCCTCGACGAGCTCTCCGCCCGGATCGGCAAGTTCCTGCGGATGCAGTTCATCATCAACACGATGAACGGGGCGTGCATCGGGTTGGGGTTGTACCTGCTGGATGTGCCCAACGCGCTGCTGTGGGGGTTCCTGGCGGCGGTGCTGCGGTACATCCCGTACGTGGGGGCGATCACGGCGGCGCTGCTGCCCATCGCGCTGACCATCGCAACGGCGCCGGGGTGGACGCAGCCGCTGCACGTGGTGCTGTTCCTTGTGGTGTACGAGATCATCAGCAATAACTTCATCGAGCCGTTCATGTACGGGGCGTCGACGGGGATCTCGGCGATGGCGCTGCTGCTCGCGGCCATCTTCTGGGGCTGGCTGTGGGGGATTCCGGGCATGCTGCTGGCGACACCGCTGACGACGTGCCTGGTCGTTGCGGGGCGGCACGTGCCGCAGCTGTCGTTCCTGGCCGTCATGCTGGGCGACCAGCCGGTGCTGGAGCCCGCGGCCAAGTACTACCAGCGGCTCATCGCGATGGACGGCGAGGAAGCGAGCGAGGTTGCGCTTCAGTACATCGAGGGCCACTCGCTCACCGAGCTTTACGACGACGTGCTGCTGCCGGCGCTCAAGAGCGCGGATACCGAGCTGGAGGATGAGAAGCTGGACCGGGCGCACTACGACTTCATCCTGAAGGTGACAGCGGAGGTCGTGGAAGACGCGGCCCTCAAGTACTCGCAGCTGGAGCTCGCCCGGGAGGCCGAAGCGCCAACGCTGCCTGCACCCGACCCGCAGAAGCCGCCCACGCCCAGGCTGCCGCGTCTGTCGTCCCCGATCGAGCGGCTGCGGGTGCTCTCGATCCCGGCGCGGGACGAGGCGGACGCGATCGCCGGGTGCATGCTGGAGAAGCTGGCGCACTCGGTCGGGGTTAGCGTGCGGGCGCTGGACATCGATGACCTTGGGACCGATCTGTCGGCGATCGTGGCCGAGCACCAGCCCGACTACATCCTGGTGTCGTCGGTGCCGCCGCACGCGTCGACCCATGCGAGGGCCCGGGCGAAGATCGCGCGCCGGCGGGCGGCGGACTACCGCTACATCGGGGCGGTGTGGGGGGTGACGGCGGAGTCGACGCTGCGGTCGCGGCTCGAGGCGTCGGGGTTTGAGGCGATCGTGGGATCGATGGCGGAGGCGGTGCAGTACCTGAGCGAGGCCGCGCCGAAGGTCATGCCTGAGGCGGGCGCTGTGGACCGGGGGGACGAGCAGAACCGCGGGCCGGGGCGCGCTTCGGCCTGA
- a CDS encoding ligase-associated DNA damage response exonuclease has protein sequence MPLIQSTAHGLYCEEGGFHIDPWAPVERAVITHAHADHARPGSRAYLCARECEGVLRLRLGESTPITAIDYGETVQQGGVKVSLHPAGHILGSAQVRVESATGETWVVSGDYKVEPDPTCRAFEVVKCHTLITESTFGLPIYRWPSQADVIADINAWWRSNAAEGRTSLVFAWPLGKAQRVLAGLDPSIGPIGAHGSIWRLNRAYLAAGVHLPDTQRATGDDAKRLQGVGLVVAPPSTSATTWLRRLAGPEGVSTAFVSGWMRVRGARRRRNVDRGFVLSDHCDWPGLMWAVRETGAQHVGVTHGFAEQVARWLAEQGLQTFVVASRYEGESGETPEQAAALEASLGEPA, from the coding sequence ATGCCCCTGATCCAGTCCACCGCGCACGGGCTGTACTGCGAGGAGGGCGGGTTCCACATCGACCCATGGGCCCCTGTCGAGCGGGCAGTCATCACCCACGCCCACGCCGACCACGCCCGCCCCGGCAGCCGCGCCTACCTGTGCGCCCGCGAGTGCGAGGGCGTGCTGCGCCTTCGCCTGGGCGAGAGCACGCCGATCACAGCCATCGACTACGGCGAGACGGTGCAGCAGGGCGGCGTCAAGGTATCGCTGCACCCCGCCGGCCACATCCTCGGCTCCGCGCAGGTGCGTGTCGAGAGCGCAACGGGCGAGACCTGGGTTGTCAGCGGCGACTACAAGGTCGAGCCCGACCCAACGTGCCGCGCCTTTGAAGTCGTCAAGTGCCACACGCTCATCACCGAGAGCACCTTCGGCCTGCCCATCTACCGCTGGCCCTCTCAGGCCGACGTCATCGCCGACATCAACGCGTGGTGGCGATCCAACGCCGCCGAAGGCCGCACCAGCCTCGTCTTCGCGTGGCCGCTCGGCAAAGCCCAGCGCGTGCTCGCAGGGCTGGACCCCTCCATCGGCCCCATCGGCGCCCACGGCTCCATCTGGCGGCTCAACCGCGCCTACCTCGCCGCTGGAGTCCACCTCCCCGACACCCAGCGCGCCACCGGCGACGACGCCAAACGACTCCAGGGCGTGGGCCTCGTCGTCGCGCCACCGTCCACCAGCGCCACCACCTGGCTCCGCCGCCTGGCAGGCCCCGAGGGCGTCTCCACCGCCTTCGTCAGCGGCTGGATGCGCGTCCGCGGCGCACGCCGACGCCGTAACGTCGACCGCGGCTTCGTCCTCAGCGACCACTGCGACTGGCCCGGCCTCATGTGGGCCGTGCGCGAGACCGGCGCCCAGCACGTCGGTGTCACTCACGGCTTTGCGGAGCAGGTCGCCCGCTGGCTCGCCGAGCAGGGCCTTCAGACCTTTGTGGTTGCCTCCCGATACGAGGGCGAATCCGGCGAGACCCCCGAGCAGGCCGCGGCCCTTGAAGCCAGCCTCGGAGAGCCGGCGTGA
- a CDS encoding DUF4394 domain-containing protein, translated as MTKAAAALAGCAALTALGIQAKAEIIAATTFQNFLVTWDSADPTNILTGVAIQGLAQNETVLGLDMRPSTSQLYALGSFGRLYTIDLQSGQATRIGTNPFNPALNGSNFGTDFNPQTDQMRIVSNAKQNLRLNPGNATITADGNTRPLSAGEGTNTNSNVVHLAHTNNVPGATSTQLFAIDTGRDQLVRFTNGGNAGTWQNVGSLNFDATELGGFDVSGQSGTAFATMVNAGQSRSTFGTINLTSGTFTPIDEVGGGAIITGMTVIPAPGALALMGLGGLAIIRRRR; from the coding sequence ATGACGAAGGCAGCGGCGGCGCTGGCTGGGTGTGCGGCTCTCACGGCGCTCGGCATCCAGGCAAAGGCGGAGATCATCGCGGCGACCACGTTCCAGAACTTCCTCGTGACCTGGGACAGCGCCGACCCCACGAACATCCTTACCGGCGTGGCCATCCAGGGCCTGGCGCAGAACGAGACGGTGCTGGGCCTGGACATGCGGCCCTCGACCAGCCAGCTGTACGCGCTGGGCAGCTTCGGGCGGCTGTACACCATCGACCTGCAGAGCGGGCAGGCCACCCGTATCGGCACCAACCCCTTCAACCCGGCGCTGAACGGCTCGAACTTCGGCACTGACTTCAACCCGCAGACCGACCAGATGCGGATCGTGAGCAACGCCAAGCAGAACCTGCGGCTGAACCCCGGCAACGCGACGATCACCGCAGACGGCAACACCCGTCCGCTGTCGGCGGGCGAGGGCACGAACACGAACTCGAACGTCGTCCACCTGGCGCACACGAACAACGTGCCGGGCGCGACGAGCACACAGCTGTTCGCCATTGACACCGGGCGTGACCAGCTCGTGCGGTTCACCAACGGCGGAAACGCGGGCACCTGGCAGAACGTTGGCTCCCTCAACTTCGACGCCACCGAGCTCGGCGGCTTCGATGTCTCGGGCCAGAGCGGCACCGCCTTCGCCACCATGGTGAACGCCGGCCAGTCCCGCTCGACCTTCGGCACCATCAACCTCACCAGCGGCACCTTCACGCCCATCGATGAGGTTGGCGGCGGCGCCATCATCACGGGGATGACCGTGATCCCCGCCCCCGGCGCGCTGGCGCTGATGGGCCTGGGCGGCCTGGCGATCATCCGCCGCCGCCGCTGA
- a CDS encoding TIGR00266 family protein, with the protein MTTPDTIDFRIIGEDLQAVIVTLDPGEAVVAEAGAMMYMQQGIEMGTQMSMKQGGGLLGKLFEAGKRALTGDSFFVTYFTNNYRERQDVAFAAPYPGRIVPVELGDYRGTLICQKDSFLCAARGVNVDIAFNRRIGTGLFGGEGFILQKLSSPSGRGQAFLHAGGTILTQTLRAGEVLRVDTGCLVAFEPSVDYDIQMVPGFKNMLFGGEGLFFAQMTGPGTVWLQTLPFSRLADRIHAASPAAGGRRRDEGSVLGGLGGLLDGDNRY; encoded by the coding sequence ATGACCACACCAGACACTATCGACTTTCGCATCATCGGCGAGGACCTTCAGGCTGTCATCGTGACGCTCGACCCTGGGGAGGCGGTGGTCGCTGAGGCGGGCGCGATGATGTACATGCAGCAGGGCATCGAGATGGGCACGCAGATGTCCATGAAGCAGGGTGGAGGGCTGCTCGGGAAGCTGTTTGAGGCGGGGAAGCGTGCGCTCACGGGCGACTCGTTCTTCGTGACGTACTTCACGAACAACTACCGGGAGCGGCAGGATGTCGCGTTCGCCGCGCCGTATCCGGGGCGGATCGTGCCCGTGGAACTGGGGGACTACCGCGGGACGCTGATCTGCCAGAAGGACTCGTTCCTGTGTGCCGCCCGCGGCGTGAACGTGGACATCGCGTTCAACCGGCGCATCGGGACGGGGTTGTTCGGGGGTGAGGGGTTCATCCTGCAGAAGCTCAGCAGCCCCAGCGGGCGGGGTCAGGCCTTCCTGCACGCGGGCGGGACGATCCTCACGCAGACGCTGCGGGCGGGCGAGGTGCTGCGGGTTGACACCGGGTGCCTGGTCGCGTTCGAGCCGAGCGTGGACTACGACATTCAGATGGTCCCTGGGTTCAAGAACATGCTGTTCGGCGGCGAGGGGTTGTTTTTCGCACAGATGACCGGGCCGGGCACTGTGTGGTTGCAGACGCTGCCCTTCAGCCGGCTGGCGGACCGCATTCACGCCGCGAGCCCCGCGGCCGGCGGCCGCCGACGCGACGAGGGTTCGGTCCTCGGCGGGCTGGGCGGGCTGCTGGACGGGGACAACCGGTACTAG